One genomic segment of Chloroflexota bacterium includes these proteins:
- the prmC gene encoding peptide chain release factor N(5)-glutamine methyltransferase, which produces MSTVAELLRTGVDRLREAGSESPRIDAELLLARALGVERTAVLAHPEAPVADGQRASFAADLERRAGGEPVAYIRGFKEFFGLALSSDARALIPRPETELLVELAEHETMRRLVASPRPPGTPPLRIADVGTGSGTVAVALAVALRRRRSLSDVEILGTDLSPEALDLARENAVGHGVADRVRFVEADLLPPVVPLPFDVVVANLPYIPTAEIAGLPVAASFEPRLALDGGPDGLGVIRALLRRLPQTVTEAGVALLEIGADQAAAIVDAAAESVPGWPCTVERDLAGQPRVARIGPAPSEPSGGPARG; this is translated from the coding sequence GTGTCGACCGTCGCCGAGCTGCTCCGGACTGGAGTGGACCGCCTCCGCGAGGCCGGGTCCGAGAGCCCCCGGATCGATGCCGAACTCCTCCTCGCCCGCGCGCTCGGGGTGGAGCGGACCGCCGTCCTCGCCCACCCGGAGGCGCCGGTCGCCGATGGCCAGCGCGCGTCCTTCGCCGCGGACCTCGAGCGACGGGCGGGCGGCGAACCGGTCGCCTATATCCGCGGCTTCAAGGAGTTCTTCGGCCTGGCCCTCTCATCCGACGCTCGAGCGCTCATCCCGCGGCCGGAGACCGAGCTTCTGGTCGAGCTCGCCGAGCATGAGACGATGCGCCGCCTTGTCGCGTCACCGCGACCGCCGGGCACCCCGCCGCTCCGCATCGCCGACGTCGGGACAGGGAGCGGCACGGTCGCCGTCGCGCTCGCCGTCGCCCTCCGCCGCCGACGGAGCCTCTCCGACGTCGAGATCCTCGGCACGGACCTGTCGCCGGAGGCGCTCGACCTGGCCCGCGAGAACGCCGTCGGTCACGGCGTCGCCGATCGCGTGCGGTTCGTCGAGGCGGACCTCCTCCCTCCGGTCGTCCCGCTTCCGTTCGATGTCGTCGTCGCCAACCTCCCATATATCCCGACGGCCGAGATCGCCGGACTGCCGGTCGCCGCATCGTTCGAGCCACGGCTCGCGCTCGACGGCGGCCCCGACGGGCTCGGCGTCATCCGCGCACTCCTGCGGCGGCTGCCGCAGACCGTGACGGAGGCCGGCGTCGCGCTCCTCGAGATCGGCGCGGACCAGGCGGCGGCGATCGTGGACGCGGCCGCCGAGTCCGTCCCGGGCTGGCCGTGCACCGTGGAGCGAGATCTCGCGGGTCAGCCACGCGTCGCCCGCATCGGTCCAGCGCCGTCCGAGCCGTCAGGCGGGCCGGCCCGTGGTTGA
- a CDS encoding HAD family phosphatase, with the protein MVESRLPIGLVVLDIDGTLVGADLVLGERTRAAVAATRAHGVHVAIATGRMASSAMRFAEALGLSDPLIAYQGALIRAMPAAVDPQGRRPVLGRLLVHTPMAAEIAREVVVWSRDHGLDPHLNHLERFILRADDPNADDYSSFMGARAELVPDLVAAIGHPITKVLAVGDEASIAAALPEARRRFAGRATATISHPRFIEFLAPGVSKGRAVRWLARRLGVPLAQTMAIGDQWNDLEMIEAVGHGVAMAGAPAAVIEVARHVAPPVEVEGVATILERLVVSRTGAA; encoded by the coding sequence GTGGTTGAGTCGCGCCTGCCGATCGGCCTCGTCGTCCTCGACATCGATGGAACGCTCGTGGGTGCCGACCTCGTGCTCGGGGAACGGACGCGAGCCGCCGTCGCGGCCACGCGCGCCCACGGCGTCCACGTCGCGATCGCGACCGGCCGCATGGCGTCGAGCGCGATGCGATTCGCTGAGGCGCTCGGCCTCAGCGACCCGCTCATCGCCTACCAGGGGGCGCTGATCCGGGCGATGCCGGCGGCGGTCGATCCGCAGGGACGGCGTCCGGTCCTCGGGCGCCTGCTCGTCCACACCCCGATGGCGGCCGAGATCGCCCGGGAGGTCGTCGTGTGGTCGCGCGACCATGGCCTCGACCCGCACCTCAACCACCTCGAGCGGTTCATCCTCCGGGCGGACGACCCGAACGCGGACGATTACTCGAGCTTCATGGGTGCCCGGGCCGAGCTCGTTCCGGACCTCGTGGCCGCGATCGGCCACCCGATCACCAAGGTCCTCGCTGTCGGCGACGAGGCGTCGATCGCCGCGGCCCTCCCCGAGGCGCGGCGGAGATTCGCCGGACGGGCGACCGCGACGATCAGCCACCCGCGCTTCATCGAGTTCCTCGCCCCCGGCGTCTCGAAGGGCCGCGCAGTGCGCTGGCTCGCCCGTCGGCTCGGCGTCCCGCTCGCGCAGACGATGGCGATCGGCGACCAGTGGAACGATCTCGAGATGATCGAGGCGGTCGGTCATGGCGTCGCGATGGCCGGCGCTCCCGCTGCGGTGATCGAGGTGGCCCGCCATGTCGCGCCGCCGGTGGAGGTCGAAGGCGTCGCCACGATCCTCGAGAGGCTCGTGGTCTCTCGAACGGGGGCGGCGTGA
- a CDS encoding threonylcarbamoyl-AMP synthase, which yields MTGPRVVEDSDAGRSEAIRVLEAGGLVAIPTDTVYGLAVHLRTAGGIERLFAAKGRPPDKAITVLVDALDQVERLVELPEAALTLAATGWPGGLTLVLPLRRAARLPRALTADTRTLGVRLPDHATPRALARAVGPLPTTSANRSGEPDAHDAAEAAAALGAMVDLVLDGGPARGVAPSTVVDCTVRRPRLLRAGAISPASLAAALDAAGLAHDLRG from the coding sequence GTGACCGGCCCGCGCGTGGTCGAGGATTCGGACGCCGGTCGCAGCGAGGCGATCCGGGTCCTCGAGGCCGGCGGCCTCGTCGCGATCCCGACGGACACGGTCTACGGCCTCGCCGTCCATCTTCGAACGGCCGGCGGCATCGAGCGCCTCTTCGCCGCGAAGGGGCGCCCGCCGGACAAGGCGATCACCGTGCTCGTCGACGCGCTCGACCAGGTGGAGCGGCTCGTGGAGCTGCCGGAGGCCGCGCTGACCCTCGCGGCCACGGGCTGGCCGGGCGGACTCACCCTCGTCCTGCCGCTCCGGCGCGCGGCGCGCCTTCCGCGGGCGTTGACCGCCGACACGAGGACCCTCGGCGTCCGACTGCCGGACCACGCGACGCCCCGCGCCCTGGCTCGAGCCGTTGGCCCGCTCCCGACGACCTCGGCCAATCGCTCCGGGGAGCCGGATGCCCACGACGCGGCAGAGGCCGCCGCAGCCCTCGGGGCGATGGTCGATCTGGTCCTCGATGGCGGCCCTGCCCGGGGCGTGGCCCCGTCGACCGTCGTGGACTGCACGGTCCGGCGTCCGCGGCTGCTCCGCGCCGGCGCGATCTCGCCGGCGTCCCTCGCCGCCGCGCTCGACGCAGCCGGCCTGGCCCACGACCTTCGCGGCTAG
- a CDS encoding serine hydroxymethyltransferase, whose amino-acid sequence MVLTGSTELAWARIADIDPDLWAAMEGERAREHDKIELIASENYTFAAVMEAQGSSLTNKYAEGLPGRRYYGGCEFVDVAERLAQERALRLFPGAEHVNVQPHSGAQANMAVYLSTVSPGDRVLGMKLDQGGHLTHGMALNFSGRYFEIHGYGVRRDTERIDYDALAIQAREVRPKLIIAGASAYPRIIEFERMAEIAHGVGALLWVDMAHIAGLVAAGLHPSPFPHSDLVTTTTHKTLRGPRGGLIFSRRELPSTADPAAYPMVRPNLAATIDRSVFPGVQGGPLMHVVAAKAVGFQLALTDGFRRDMERTIENARVLAETLASNGARLVSGGTDNHLILVDVTPLGVTGREAERLLDEIGITVNKNAIPFDVNPPNIASGIRVGTPAATSRGFGPAEMREIGRIIVAAIASRDEPAEQARLAAEVREIVDRFPVPGLARA is encoded by the coding sequence ATGGTGCTGACCGGCTCGACGGAACTCGCGTGGGCGCGGATCGCGGACATCGACCCGGACCTGTGGGCGGCGATGGAGGGGGAGCGAGCGCGCGAGCACGACAAGATCGAGCTCATCGCGAGCGAGAACTACACGTTCGCGGCCGTCATGGAAGCTCAGGGTTCATCGCTCACGAACAAGTACGCCGAGGGGCTGCCGGGCAGGCGGTACTACGGCGGCTGCGAGTTCGTGGACGTCGCCGAGCGACTCGCCCAGGAACGCGCCCTGCGCCTCTTTCCGGGCGCCGAGCACGTGAACGTCCAGCCTCACAGCGGTGCCCAGGCGAACATGGCCGTCTATCTCTCGACGGTGAGTCCGGGCGACCGGGTCCTCGGCATGAAGCTCGACCAGGGCGGCCACCTCACGCACGGGATGGCCCTCAACTTCAGCGGCCGCTACTTCGAGATCCATGGCTACGGAGTCCGGCGGGACACCGAGCGGATCGACTATGACGCGCTGGCCATCCAGGCCCGCGAGGTCCGCCCGAAGCTCATCATCGCCGGTGCGTCCGCCTATCCGCGGATCATCGAGTTCGAGCGGATGGCGGAGATCGCCCATGGCGTCGGCGCGCTCCTCTGGGTGGACATGGCCCACATCGCCGGGCTCGTGGCGGCGGGACTGCATCCCAGCCCGTTCCCCCACAGCGACCTCGTCACGACGACGACGCACAAGACGCTCCGCGGGCCGCGGGGCGGGCTCATCTTCAGCCGCAGGGAGCTGCCCTCGACGGCGGACCCGGCCGCTTATCCGATGGTCAGGCCGAACCTCGCGGCGACGATCGACCGGAGCGTGTTCCCCGGCGTCCAGGGCGGGCCGCTCATGCACGTCGTGGCGGCCAAGGCCGTCGGCTTCCAGCTGGCCCTCACGGACGGCTTCCGGCGGGACATGGAGCGCACGATCGAGAACGCCCGCGTCCTCGCCGAGACGCTCGCCTCGAACGGCGCGCGGCTCGTGAGCGGCGGCACCGACAACCATCTCATCCTCGTCGACGTCACGCCGCTCGGGGTGACGGGCCGGGAGGCCGAACGACTCCTCGACGAGATCGGGATCACCGTGAACAAGAACGCCATCCCGTTCGACGTGAACCCGCCGAACATCGCGTCCGGGATCCGGGTCGGCACCCCTGCCGCCACGAGCCGCGGATTCGGCCCTGCCGAGATGCGCGAGATCGGGCGGATCATCGTCGCTGCGATCGCCAGTCGGGACGAGCCTGCCGAGCAGGCTCGGCTCGCCGCCGAGGTCCGCGAGATCGTGGACCGGTTCCCGGTGCCGGGGCTCGCCCGGGCGTGA
- a CDS encoding undecaprenyl/decaprenyl-phosphate alpha-N-acetylglucosaminyl 1-phosphate transferase, translating to MRFAVGAAEALPVLLGVLLLAGVLSFGLTPLVRRFAHRLALLDLPDQRRVNTSPVARGGGIAVAVASIVAMLAFLVINRGEGALRPPTTIGTPELTALVVGGALAALVGALDDRWQLRARWQLGGQLAVAVVAVAFGATPDVINNPLGGTIALDGPIAVVFAVVWILGMINSINFIDGLDGLSSGIGLIAALTLGLISLTVAVGPEGQPFVAALCFALVGALAGFLRWNFHPATIFAGTSGVMFIGYTLALLSILGSAKVAVALLVLGVPIIDTFWIIVRRIAARRSPFTPDRGHIHHRLLDLGLSHTQTVLLIYGICAVLGVLALTLPAAGQVASFLLFLALSGLALFVVTRRETDRSRRGQAG from the coding sequence GTGAGATTCGCCGTCGGCGCGGCGGAGGCGCTGCCGGTCCTTCTCGGGGTCCTCCTGCTCGCCGGTGTTCTCTCGTTCGGGCTCACGCCGCTCGTGCGCCGCTTCGCCCATCGCCTCGCGCTGCTCGACCTGCCGGACCAGCGCCGGGTCAACACGAGCCCGGTGGCACGCGGCGGCGGGATCGCGGTGGCGGTCGCCTCGATCGTGGCGATGCTCGCCTTCCTCGTCATCAACCGCGGCGAGGGCGCACTCCGGCCGCCCACCACGATCGGGACACCGGAGCTGACCGCGCTCGTGGTCGGCGGCGCACTCGCAGCCCTCGTCGGGGCGCTCGACGACCGCTGGCAGCTCCGCGCCCGCTGGCAGCTCGGCGGTCAGCTCGCGGTCGCGGTCGTGGCCGTTGCGTTCGGTGCGACACCGGACGTCATCAACAACCCGCTCGGCGGGACCATCGCGCTCGACGGTCCGATCGCCGTGGTCTTCGCCGTCGTGTGGATCCTCGGCATGATCAACAGCATCAACTTCATCGACGGGCTCGACGGCCTGTCGTCCGGGATCGGACTCATCGCCGCGCTCACCCTCGGGCTCATCAGCCTGACCGTGGCGGTGGGTCCGGAGGGTCAGCCGTTCGTGGCCGCGCTGTGCTTCGCGCTGGTGGGTGCGCTCGCCGGATTCCTGCGCTGGAACTTCCACCCCGCGACGATCTTCGCCGGCACAAGCGGCGTCATGTTCATCGGCTACACCCTCGCCCTCCTGTCGATCCTCGGCTCGGCGAAAGTGGCGGTCGCGCTCCTCGTCCTCGGCGTCCCGATCATCGACACGTTCTGGATCATCGTCCGCCGGATCGCGGCACGCCGATCGCCGTTCACGCCCGACCGCGGCCACATCCACCATCGACTCCTCGACCTCGGCCTGTCGCACACGCAGACCGTCCTCCTTATCTACGGCATCTGCGCCGTCCTGGGGGTGCTCGCCCTCACCCTCCCGGCGGCGGGCCAGGTGGCGTCCTTCCTCCTGTTCCTCGCCCTGTCCGGCCTCGCCCTGTTCGTCGTCACCCGGCGCGAGACGGATCGCTCGCGGCGGGGTCAGGCGGGCTGA
- a CDS encoding AtpZ/AtpI family protein, with protein sequence MIEPGQAGAYLALFSEIGIVLLVTTLAGALTGDWIDRQLGTSPALVIGGFLMGAGVGAWAMYRLVTRFLARFETPARPTAPDRPTDED encoded by the coding sequence ATGATCGAGCCTGGTCAGGCGGGAGCCTACCTCGCCCTCTTCTCCGAGATCGGGATCGTCCTCCTGGTGACCACCCTGGCCGGCGCCCTCACCGGGGACTGGATCGATCGACAGCTGGGGACCTCTCCGGCGCTCGTCATCGGCGGGTTCCTCATGGGCGCGGGAGTGGGAGCGTGGGCGATGTACCGTCTCGTGACACGCTTCCTCGCCCGGTTCGAAACACCAGCCCGGCCGACCGCCCCGGACAGGCCGACTGACGAAGACTGA
- a CDS encoding F0F1 ATP synthase subunit A, with amino-acid sequence MSSDPRPTAAASPSATTAATSAIAVATADDAASTRPSFLRRSLWRFVLLVIVLDIAAFFLVPPYPKDQPGQSITGISDLIGANLELPAPHVVWDLAPNSAVDPSAILSFHPSISAPIFTTWLVMAAILLFGYLATRPMTDIPGRLQNFVEMTFEKLEDWAVSLGGEPARRHMSIFIAFFLFILVSNWSGLIPFFGKIEALRAPTSDVNVTIGLALVVFVYFQGQGFRTLGVRAYLGKFFVFSGFREGIGAGLIALFVGLIELMLEFIKPVTLSMRLFGNIFGGEVALGVITALSIAAAPAIMMLLEGVLNFVQALIFSTLMLMYTVIAVESHGEEAHAAPAFADLPEGSLGAPLSGVQPAH; translated from the coding sequence TTGTCGAGCGATCCCCGCCCAACCGCCGCCGCGAGCCCATCCGCGACGACCGCCGCGACCAGCGCGATCGCTGTCGCGACCGCGGACGATGCGGCGTCCACACGGCCGAGCTTTCTCCGACGCAGCCTCTGGCGCTTCGTCCTGCTCGTGATCGTCCTCGACATCGCGGCCTTCTTCCTGGTCCCGCCGTACCCCAAGGATCAACCGGGCCAGTCCATCACCGGGATCAGCGATCTCATCGGCGCCAACCTCGAACTGCCGGCGCCCCATGTGGTCTGGGACCTCGCGCCGAACTCCGCCGTGGACCCGAGCGCCATCCTGTCGTTCCACCCGAGCATCTCCGCCCCGATCTTCACGACCTGGCTCGTGATGGCCGCGATCCTGCTGTTCGGCTACCTCGCCACCCGGCCCATGACGGACATCCCCGGCCGGCTCCAGAACTTCGTCGAGATGACGTTCGAGAAGCTCGAGGACTGGGCCGTTTCCCTCGGCGGTGAGCCTGCCCGCCGGCACATGTCCATCTTCATCGCGTTCTTTCTCTTCATCCTCGTCTCGAACTGGAGTGGCCTCATCCCGTTCTTCGGCAAGATCGAGGCGCTCCGGGCACCCACGAGCGATGTGAACGTGACGATCGGGCTTGCCCTCGTCGTATTCGTGTATTTCCAGGGCCAGGGGTTCCGGACCCTGGGCGTGCGGGCCTATCTCGGCAAATTCTTCGTCTTCAGCGGTTTTCGGGAGGGGATCGGCGCGGGCCTGATCGCCCTCTTCGTCGGGCTCATCGAGCTCATGCTCGAGTTCATCAAACCGGTCACGCTGTCCATGCGTCTCTTCGGCAACATCTTCGGCGGGGAGGTGGCGCTCGGGGTGATCACCGCCCTCTCGATCGCCGCCGCGCCCGCGATCATGATGCTCCTCGAAGGGGTCCTCAACTTCGTCCAGGCGCTCATCTTCTCGACCCTCATGCTCATGTACACGGTCATCGCGGTCGAGAGTCACGGCGAAGAGGCGCACGCGGCTCCCGCCTTCGCCGACCTGCCGGAAGGCAGCCTCGGCGCGCCGCTGTCGGGGGTGCAGCCCGCCCACTGA
- a CDS encoding ATP F0F1 synthase subunit C (produces ATP from ADP in the presence of a proton gradient across the membrane; subunit C is part of the membrane proton channel F0) produces MGPLGAGLAALGVIGPGIGIGILTGMAAAAIGRNPDATANIRATFILGAAFAEGLGVLAIVVGILALVLK; encoded by the coding sequence ATGGGACCACTCGGCGCAGGCCTCGCGGCCCTCGGAGTCATCGGGCCCGGCATCGGCATCGGCATCCTCACCGGCATGGCCGCGGCGGCCATCGGCCGCAATCCGGATGCGACCGCGAACATCCGGGCGACGTTCATCCTCGGTGCGGCGTTCGCCGAAGGCCTCGGCGTCCTCGCGATCGTCGTCGGCATCCTTGCACTCGTCCTCAAGTAG
- the atpF gene encoding F0F1 ATP synthase subunit B yields the protein MNPLALAGPPLHAVATQAAAAAGTSAAGLQINFFWVIVSSLNFLLFLVLLNLLFGRSLSQMLRSRRERIAQGLADAEQARLDRANAEQERLSTLAEARREAREILDRAQKVAQETRDADIAATREELDRLRERATAEIEAEKQRAVADLRAEVADLALAAAGKVVGASMTGELQRRLVEDFLRESAANGSRN from the coding sequence GTGAACCCGCTCGCCCTCGCCGGACCGCCGCTCCACGCCGTCGCGACGCAGGCCGCCGCGGCCGCGGGCACGAGCGCGGCCGGCCTTCAGATCAACTTCTTCTGGGTGATCGTCTCGTCGCTCAACTTCCTCCTCTTCCTCGTTCTCCTCAACCTCCTGTTCGGACGCTCGCTGAGCCAGATGCTCCGCTCGCGGCGCGAGCGGATCGCGCAGGGCCTGGCGGACGCCGAGCAGGCGCGGCTTGACCGGGCGAACGCGGAGCAGGAGCGACTCTCGACGCTCGCTGAGGCGCGCCGCGAGGCCCGCGAGATCCTCGATCGCGCCCAGAAAGTCGCCCAGGAGACGCGTGACGCGGACATCGCGGCCACGCGTGAGGAGCTGGACCGCCTGCGTGAGCGGGCGACGGCGGAGATCGAGGCGGAGAAGCAGCGGGCGGTGGCTGACCTCCGCGCGGAGGTGGCCGACCTCGCGCTCGCGGCCGCCGGCAAGGTCGTCGGCGCCTCGATGACCGGCGAGCTCCAGCGGCGCCTCGTGGAGGACTTCCTCCGTGAGTCGGCGGCGAACGGCTCGCGGAACTGA
- a CDS encoding F0F1 ATP synthase subunit delta yields the protein MARPGSAARRYAEAAFELAARDASHDRWATDLGLAAAIVSDARVARVVDNPTTPLADRERLLTELLGSRIARPALNLVRLLDTRGRLALLPAIAAEFGRSLDRMRGIVAATVTSATPLETDETAALQRRIEAMTGQTVRLATAIDPALIGGLTVRLGDRMIDASVRGRLERLRDQLVAGSR from the coding sequence ATGGCTCGACCAGGGAGCGCCGCCCGACGCTACGCTGAAGCGGCGTTCGAGCTCGCCGCCCGCGACGCAAGCCACGATCGATGGGCGACGGACCTCGGACTCGCCGCCGCGATCGTCTCGGACGCGCGCGTCGCGCGCGTCGTCGACAACCCCACCACGCCGCTGGCGGACCGCGAGCGGCTCCTCACTGAGCTGCTCGGCAGCCGGATCGCCCGGCCCGCCCTTAATCTCGTCCGGCTCCTCGACACGAGGGGCCGGCTCGCTCTCCTGCCGGCCATCGCCGCGGAGTTCGGTCGGTCGCTCGACCGGATGCGCGGCATCGTGGCCGCGACCGTCACGAGCGCCACGCCGCTCGAGACGGATGAGACCGCCGCGCTTCAGCGACGGATCGAGGCGATGACCGGCCAGACGGTGCGCCTGGCCACGGCCATCGACCCTGCCCTCATCGGCGGGCTCACGGTCAGGCTCGGCGACCGGATGATCGATGCCAGTGTGCGGGGCCGCCTCGAGCGGCTCCGCGATCAGCTCGTGGCGGGAAGCCGCTAG
- a CDS encoding F0F1 ATP synthase subunit alpha, translating to MAIRSDEITSIIKSAIDAFDTATETRSVGTVVEVGDGIAQIYGLDGALSSELLEFPNGIRGMALNLEEETVGAVILGNATAIKEGDTVKTTGRVVEVPVGQALLGRVVDPLGRPLDDKGPIATTKTRPVERIAPGVIVRRSVDTPVQTGIKAIDALIPIGRGQRELIIGDRQTGKTAIAVDTIINQKGKKLVCIYVAIGQKLSTVANTVATLEKYGALEHTIVVVAGAEDPAPLQYLAPYAGVAMGEEIMEVGVEVDGELVKDALCVYDDLSKHAWAYREMSLLLRRPPGREAYPGDVFYLHSRLLERAARLNEANGGGSITALPIIETQAGDVSAYIPTNVISITDGQIFLETDLFNAGQRPALNVGISVSRVGSAAQTKAMKKVAAPLKLDLAQYRALAAFAQFAADLDKATRDQLTRGEKLSEVVKQAQYQPLPVEKQVAILYAATKGQLDDVPTPRVKEFEIQFYRFLETERAAVLEELGRTKALTDDLEKALDEALVAFRQSFLA from the coding sequence ATGGCCATCCGCTCAGACGAGATCACGAGCATCATCAAGTCCGCGATCGACGCGTTCGACACGGCGACCGAGACGCGGAGCGTCGGTACGGTCGTGGAGGTCGGCGACGGCATCGCCCAGATCTACGGGCTGGACGGCGCCCTCTCGTCCGAGCTCCTCGAGTTCCCGAACGGGATCCGCGGCATGGCCCTGAACCTCGAGGAGGAGACGGTCGGGGCGGTCATCCTCGGCAACGCGACGGCGATCAAGGAGGGCGACACCGTCAAGACGACGGGTCGGGTCGTCGAGGTGCCCGTGGGCCAGGCGCTCCTCGGCCGGGTCGTGGACCCGCTCGGTCGACCGCTCGACGACAAGGGCCCGATCGCGACGACGAAGACACGACCGGTGGAGCGGATCGCCCCCGGCGTCATCGTGCGGCGCTCTGTCGACACCCCGGTCCAGACCGGGATCAAGGCGATCGACGCCCTCATCCCGATCGGGCGGGGCCAGCGTGAGCTCATCATCGGCGACCGCCAGACCGGCAAGACCGCGATCGCCGTCGACACGATCATCAACCAGAAGGGCAAGAAGCTCGTCTGCATCTACGTCGCCATCGGCCAGAAGCTCTCGACCGTCGCGAACACCGTCGCGACCCTCGAGAAGTACGGCGCACTCGAGCACACGATCGTCGTCGTCGCCGGGGCGGAGGACCCCGCGCCGCTGCAGTACCTCGCCCCGTACGCGGGAGTGGCGATGGGCGAGGAGATCATGGAGGTCGGCGTCGAGGTGGACGGCGAGCTCGTCAAGGACGCCCTGTGTGTCTACGACGACCTCTCCAAGCACGCCTGGGCGTACCGCGAGATGTCGCTCCTCCTCCGACGCCCGCCCGGCCGCGAGGCGTACCCCGGCGACGTCTTCTACCTCCACAGCCGGCTCCTCGAGCGGGCGGCACGACTCAACGAGGCGAACGGCGGCGGTTCGATCACCGCCCTGCCGATCATCGAGACGCAGGCGGGCGACGTCTCGGCCTACATACCCACCAACGTCATCAGCATCACGGACGGCCAGATCTTCCTCGAGACGGACCTCTTCAACGCCGGCCAGCGCCCGGCCCTCAACGTCGGCATCTCCGTGAGCCGGGTCGGCTCGGCGGCCCAGACCAAGGCGATGAAGAAGGTCGCGGCGCCCCTGAAGCTCGACCTCGCCCAGTACCGGGCACTCGCCGCGTTCGCCCAGTTCGCTGCGGACCTCGACAAGGCGACCCGCGATCAGCTGACCCGGGGGGAAAAGCTCTCCGAGGTCGTCAAGCAGGCGCAGTACCAGCCGCTCCCGGTGGAGAAGCAGGTGGCGATCCTCTACGCGGCGACGAAGGGCCAGCTCGACGACGTGCCGACCCCGCGGGTCAAGGAGTTCGAGATCCAGTTCTACCGGTTCCTCGAGACCGAGCGAGCGGCCGTCCTCGAGGAGCTCGGGCGGACGAAGGCGCTCACGGACGACCTCGAGAAGGCCCTCGACGAGGCGCTCGTGGCCTTCCGCCAGAGCTTCCTGGCCTAG
- the atpG gene encoding ATP synthase F1 subunit gamma, whose protein sequence is MASQRDIRRRIGSVRNIKQITRAMQFVAASKLKRAQDATLAARPYAEKIEEVLADVAAVLGDDAHPLLGEGAGDRRLLVLITPDRPLAGPLTTNIVRFIAREIADHPGDLALVTVGRKGRDAMRRAGVPIEAHFPSYGDRPTFADIVPLARLVTDAFRDGEAGRVDIVYSHFVSTLTQRPTLDPLFPIVPRPDTAGIPGNQFIWEPDPRAVLELLIPRYVATRLFQAVLESKASEESSRMVAMKNATENAEDLIEDLTLSYNKVRQANITREMIEIATGAQSR, encoded by the coding sequence ATGGCGAGCCAGCGGGACATCCGGCGGCGGATCGGGTCTGTCCGGAACATCAAGCAGATCACCCGGGCGATGCAGTTCGTCGCTGCGTCCAAGCTCAAGCGCGCCCAGGACGCGACACTCGCGGCTCGGCCCTACGCAGAGAAGATCGAGGAGGTCCTCGCCGACGTGGCGGCCGTCCTCGGCGACGACGCCCATCCGCTCCTCGGCGAAGGGGCGGGCGACCGCCGCCTCCTCGTCCTCATCACCCCGGACCGGCCGCTCGCCGGACCGCTCACCACGAACATCGTCCGGTTCATCGCCCGCGAGATCGCGGATCACCCGGGCGACCTCGCCCTCGTGACCGTGGGCCGCAAGGGCCGCGACGCGATGCGCCGAGCCGGCGTCCCCATCGAGGCGCACTTCCCGAGCTACGGCGACCGGCCCACGTTCGCCGACATCGTCCCCCTCGCCCGACTCGTCACGGACGCCTTCCGCGACGGCGAGGCCGGCCGGGTCGACATCGTCTACAGCCATTTCGTGTCCACGCTCACCCAGCGGCCGACGCTCGACCCGCTCTTTCCGATCGTGCCCCGGCCGGACACGGCGGGCATCCCCGGCAACCAGTTCATCTGGGAGCCGGATCCCCGGGCGGTCCTCGAGCTGCTCATCCCCCGCTACGTCGCGACCCGCCTCTTCCAGGCGGTGCTCGAGAGCAAGGCGAGCGAAGAGTCGAGCCGGATGGTCGCGATGAAGAACGCGACGGAGAACGCGGAGGACCTCATCGAGGACCTCACCCTCTCGTACAACAAGGTCCGGCAGGCGAACATCACCCGCGAGATGATCGAGATCGCAACCGGCGCCCAGTCCCGCTGA